In the Zingiber officinale cultivar Zhangliang chromosome 5A, Zo_v1.1, whole genome shotgun sequence genome, agttttcttcttcgcGCACGTTCCTCGACGTTCTTTCTTCATCTTTGCCGGCGACCTTTCTCAGTAAGGTCGATAATAGAGAATTATTAATAGAGAATTAGTTCGATTTTTTTTTGAGCAGCTGATTTGCTGATAATTAGTTTGATTTTAtaaaagttatttatttatttcacaaaaagaaataataaaaaaattcataatcaATAACAAATTTATCTTACTATTGTCGGAGGCGGCGCATGAGGCAGGTTTAAGGGGGCGGCGAGACCGCCGGCATTGATCGGTCCCCTCCTCCTCTGCCAAAAGAACCAGAACTCTGCCAGTCATAACCAGGACCGGTCCTAGACTTGGAAGGATCcggtgtaaaaaaaaaaagaccctTTAAATtcagataaaaaataataaaatcggtACTATATAAATAATTCATTAACAGAACATATAAACTAAAATCCATAATAATAAAAACATTATATTTGACATGGCTAATAATCagtattagaaaatgaaaaagaactaTTACAATTAACTATGAAAAATTAATCTCCTTGCATTTTTATCTGCAAAGTCATCAATCAATCTTTCATAATTGAGTTTCTCTAAAAACTCACTCTCAATCGAAATCATAGCTAATGGATTCAATCTTATTTGGGTCATGGTTGATCTCAAACAAGATTTCAACAACTTCAATTTAGAAAAAACTTCTTTCTGCAAATGCGACAGTCACCAGAATACTTAATAATATCCTGTATGTAATGAATGAATTCGGGAAACAGTTCATTCTTTGCAAAAAAAATTAGTATTTCACTTGCTGTTGTTGTTTCCTTTGGTAGAATATGTTGTATGAACTTCAGTTCTTGATATAAGTCATCTCTATCCAAATTTGAAACTGTTAGAACCCTagagttgttttgatgtgattaacaagttaagttaggtcctgtgatattttaaccttgtgtctaagtgtgcaggagcttaggagcacagggagtcgagtaaaatacgcagctagcaagaaggacggcatgggagagagccgatgggctcagtgtatccaagggacgaggtgctgtggaagagtacccgggcggacgagaaggaggcgcgcggcgtttccgagggacgagaagtcggagcagaagattgctcgagaaggccaaaattgggttcgagtgagccttatttcggttggctgaaatcatctaagcgagcggagctggagcggaagacccggaccgaggcaagcagcaccggagcagagggcccgaaccaaaagtcaactttgttgactatagtggtccgggcgcccggagccattctgAGCGCTCGAAATTCAATTTTGACcggatcgcggtcaaacgcgatccgttgcaaaggagataaaatttatccccttcgaagcaccccgaccaaggctaaatacaaccttggtccagaagcttttcattgaTTCAAGAATTGTGTACTCTACACTTGTGCACTTACTTTtagtagtttagcttctatttgttTATATgccattgctgtaagaggcttctccgcctgaaggagattttagtgcgactcattccttggattaataacctcatcggttgtaaccaagtaaaaatccctttgtctcttctttcagttttatttgtttactttatttatgcaagtctCATTTTGAAAGTTCGAGAATGGTAGTTTTCtttttgtgcaggctattcaaccccccctatAGCCGGCCTCCAACGCGGtctatcaagtggtatcagagtcaggacgcttcaggaagactaaccgccgaacgaagcaccgAATTAAtgaccggaccaagcatctacccgtcgAAATTCGAAGGGAAATTCTCTagttggaaaaagcgaatgcaaatattttttaaaaccgattttgatttattactaataatgAAGTTCGATTTTACAGCACCAGAAGATAATGAAAAATACTAGTGGACAAAAAAGGAgaaggccgactacgtggcaaacgacaaagtagaatttcatctgctgagcgtccttccgccacaagaagtcaaccggatcggcaactacgactcagcaaaggaactgtgggaaaagttccttgagctgtATGAAGGGACgttcgaagccaagctcgcaagacgggatttacttcgcaaccagctcaccaacccgcgacttgaagaagacgaaacagttgcgcatctgcactcgagaattaaagaaatcatcaccggactttcaaatctcagagaaaagataagtaaccgaaATTCACTATGGTACGCACTCAAAATAGGTGTCAAGGAGGTAAGAACACAACCTATCAAAATCAAAGCTTAGTACCAAATTATCccggaaaagaaaacaaataaaaaacgACAGGTGCATGACTAAACTTTCTTGACCCCGTTTAGTCACTTCCAAAATAAATATGCAGAACATATAGAAAAGCTAAATGGATTTTATTCATAAGATAATACTCtagattaaaaaaatcaattttagagtCTTGATTAATTTTAGAGTTTCATATGTTTTTTTGAAGTTATCATATCTTACAAattgttgttttaattttaagagaTTGTGTTTAGAATAATATTTACAGTTTCAATTCTCCTTTTGCATAGGTAAGGCCTGAGAGAAAATTCCTATATAACATTTTGAGCAAAAACTTGTCAACTAGTTTCTCAATCACTGTTTACATCTATACATGTTCCAAATTGCATTGCATGATGAACATTACTGGAAGCTCACTAAATCAAGTTAACAATGGCGAACGGCGCAAGTTTAGTTGACGGCGGGAAGGGAAAACCGGCAGAGAGGGCACGAATTGCTTCGCACGAGCCATTCGTCGAGGCAAGCAGAGTGGAAGCTGTGGCCGCACGGCGTCACCGATAGCAATGAGGTGGCCTCGAAATCGTCGATGCAGATGGCACAGGAAGTTTCTCGGCAACGGCCGTTGGCCGCCTCCCCGAAGACGACTCTTTCGAGCTGCTGCACTACTGAGGCCGACGGTGGATTGTTCCCAAAATGCTCTGCTACACCTTGGTCGACCCAATTAAGTGGCAACAAAATAACATCGGGGAAGGGCACTTGCATCAGAGGATCGTGCAGATCGATGGCAATGTCGGGAAGATGAGGTTGTGGTTGCGATGGCTCGTCATGAGGTTGTGGCGGAGGATTGTGGGGACCGCCAGCATTGATGGCGGTGGCAACGGCGAGAAATACTTGCACCCAAAGACCGTATGGATCGATGGCAATGTCGGAGAGATGAGGTTGCTGTAGTGACGGTTCATCGGACAGACCGACGCCTGCGTGAGGAAGATGAGGCGGCAGCGGAGGGTTGTAGGGGCCTCCGGCAATGGTGGCGTTGGGGAGATTGTATGGATCGATGGCAATGTCAGAAGGATGAAATTGCAGCTGCGACTCCACGACTGCGTGAGGGATGTGGACCGATACATATATGGACAAGAGATCACCGCTGCTACCGCCTTGCTGGTAGAAGCTTTGAAGCGCGTCCTGACTGTAATCGCAGAAGGTACTGATGAGGAAGTGGAGGTCGTGAGGATGGACGAGGTTGCCGGCGACACGAATCATCATGCGTTCAACCTCGCGCTCTCGCTCCCATCTAGATTCGTGCAGAATGCCGGAGAAGGGCGTGCTGAAGTAAAAGTTGTAGTCGTCACCGGGAGCGGCAGCCGGTGCAGGAGCCATCGTGAAGTGCACCGACAAGTGCGTCGCCGTAGCCACGTCGTGCTCCATGCCGGTTTCCAGTCGAACTGCAACACCCGAAGGCGAGACCAGTGTACGCTCCATCGAAGCGAAGACGAAGAGAGGCGCGTGATGTGCAAAGACATCGCACAGtgaccttctatttatattcaaAATTTGGCTGGAGTTTTTATCGTTATAATTCGTTGAGATTTTTTAGAAACAAACTGGTTAATGAATCTATTAATTGAAATATAAATTACTAGATAATTAGTTGAGGTTTTTTTAGAAACAAACTGGTCAATGAATCTATTAATTGAAATATAAATTAATAGAGAATTAGATCGATTTTTTTTTCCAGCAGTTGATTTGCTGATAATTAGTTTGATTTTAtaaaagttatttatttatttcacaaaaagaaataataaaaaaatcttaatcAATAACAAATTTATCTTACTATGGCCGGAGGCGGCGCATGGGGGCAGGTTTAAGGGGCGGCGGTCTCTCGCCGGCATCCCTGGGTCCCCTCCTCCTCTACCAAAAGAATCAGCAGTCTTAATAGGATGATCAGTGATGTACCTCGAAGACAGGCCTGTGTAAATAGACAAAATCAATTCAATTCCTAATAGAAGTTCGATTCTGTCTGAGATATCAATTCCTAATTGGAATGGGATTCTATTTAAGATTTTAATTGAGATTGATTATAATTTGATTGGAGATTTTTCCttactaataaaaaaataagtttaaacaaATTATAATATACAACATTGTTCTGTGAGAAACAAATAGTGCACATCTGTCTTGAGATAGATCTACCAATCTAAGCCAGGCACTGTGAGACTAAGAAAAGGTTTACTTCAGTGTGGCAGCTGCTAGCTCTACTTCCATCAGGGTATCGAGCTTTCATCAAGTGTCGTGAGTATTTGCGGCATCGACATGCCACCGGATACCACAATCTCTGCAATTATGCATCGAAGATTAATAGGGATGAGTTCCGAGTTCTTACATAGAGAATAATAATGGAAGACCAGGCGAAAACGGAGAGATGTAGCATACCAATTCCTTCGCTCACTGAGAGATTCAGTCGTATGACATCTTTCGAATTGACTAGAAAAACATCGCCGATGTACAAATGGTTTGTCGGAACATAGACACAATAGAGTTCCTCTTCGCCATTGTAAGTCTGGTACAATTAAGCAACTGAGGTGATGTCGAAGAGAAATTTATGAATGGTAATGGGAGATTCATAAGATTCTTGAAACATGAAAAAGTTTTCACATGATTCTGAAGCAACATCTAAGGTATTTCAAACTGACAAAACTACAAGTTGAGAGTCTGTTCATAAACAAAGCACTCCTATCTTTCCACGAATAGAACGGCGACATTCCGCTTAGTGGATGTGCAGTCTTATTCCACTTTCATCCCGTGCCTCTACTCCTACCATCTATGTTCACGCATTCAACCTCATTTTTTCCAATCTACTTTTCTTACTCTTTTTTTATAAGACAATAAATCAGTGAGAATGATGAGTCTCAACTATGATAGATTTTCATCAATGCCATCTGATTTATAGTGCTATCACTGATAAATAGACCAAAAATGATCTGACCTTTAGACGAAATAGCAGAAATCTAATTTAGCAATATCTGATTTGACCAAAAGTCAATCAGCAAAGAAACAAATATGTGATGATGACCTCCATATGCACATGTTGAAGAACAATAGGTGTTAGCATCACCTGAAACAAGTTATTTATCCCAGTTATCAGGGGTTGGCTATAATAAACGGGGTGACTAGAATTCTGCCATTTTCAAATTATTGAGACATCAATTCGTTTTTCATAAATTATTTCTAGAAGTCAAATGTCTCGAGATATAGTGTCAAATCAAAATGACCGGAGGATGAAGAGTTATATGGTAAAGCTCCTAAGAAGTTGAAAACCATGCTAGATCAATGCATGCAGCAAAAAACAAAGCACAAAAAAAGGCCCAGGTGAGCATTTGCATGGACTATCTAaaacaaatttatataaaaaagaatttaataatTGCAATGAACCTGAAGAAGAACCGTTGAAGTGATAAATCCAAAGGCATGTTCACCAACTCGAGGATGCCTAATAATGACCACTTCCTTAAAGGCTTGCTTATTCTGGTCTGCAATGAGAGAACATGAGCTATGCATGCACAGACAACCATTGATAGAGAacccataaaaaaaaatttaccagGTGATACAGCAGAACTAATTTGCTTTGAGGCATTATAAATATGTCGAATGAATGGCATGCGCTTGATAAACCACTCTCCCAAGCTGAGGACAGATGCCCCCAACCATGATGACATGAATAGTCCAACAAGGAAGATGAATGTTATTGAAGTCACAAAACCAAGCCCTATATTGGGAAAAAAAATGATTCAAGGTCCGACCAAATGATGAATTAAGACAACACAAGTAAGATCTTTAAAGTTAACAGATAATCATTGCAGCACAATCTTCATCCAAGGTGCTCTGAAATGTTGTTCGGTTATATGATGTACAAAGAAAAATCATTCTTGAATCTTGATAATGGCTAATCACATGTTCAATGGTACCTTGATACACTATATTTGACATACAAGTAGGCCAACATTCTTGGAAGATAAAGCAAAAGATCCTCTGAGAAAATCAATTCTCATGCCAAAGATGTAATCCTGAGTAGAACATTTATTGGTAAATAAAAAGCAACGATAAAATGTGCTGATAGATGCATCTTGCATGTTTTTTTGATAATGGATACaggaaaggaatattctagaagATAAGCAAAAAATTCTCTAATAAAAACAATTTTCATACCGAATATGTTAATCCCGAGTTGAGCATAGATTGGTGAAAAAAAACCATCAACAAAATGAATAAACCACCAGGTGATGTAGAAGGTGATTGCAATAGGAAACAGGATGACACTGCAAAATGAACAATTATAATTATAGTTCAGGAATTAAGACTTCATCTAAATGAACTTGAAAGATCCAGTTTCAATAAAACACATAGCAAACTAACCGTATGCATGACTTATATCCAGATCAGAGGTTTAAAATGagatcaatttcattcatatatCAAAGTTATGAACAATAAATTGTTGATACAAAAAAAACTTTGGCTCCACTTAGTGCATTTTTCAAGCATAAATGGTTATACATGATTATTTAAAACCTATTGTAAAAAAATTAAGCATCATCAGAGACTGTGGCACAGGACATGCAGTGGCAGAGGACACAGTTCTTCAACGTGTGAGTTGAAATTGAACCAAATTGTGTTATCTCACTCAAGAACAAACATCCTACATCCTTATACATTTATGAAATTGAAATTATAAGTAAGCATAAATTCTTGAACAGGTTATGTTCCAGCTTTTCGGTAAGTCAATTTGAAACTTGACCTTTTTCACAAAAAACATAGCGCCCCTAGGAGCAGCCACAAAGTAATTTCGTTCAGATTTTAAGAATATCTGAACGGGTACAAAGCTTAAATAGATAAGAAAGATTGTACCCAAATGACTAAGGACTTGTGGACTTAGCCAGAAACTAAATCCAATTATTAAACTAAGATCCATAAACAGTTGTGAACAAGTGTCACTATTATGTCATCAAGGGAGGGAGCATCTTTTGGAACTATAGAAACATGACTCCTGGGAGGGAGAGAAGATTCCACTCTCTCAAATTTCtagaaagtagaaaataaataccaatttcaatatattcatccTAACAATACTAACCTTTCAAATTTAGTGCATTGCCAGCATATAAATCACAAAGtataagaaagcaagaaacacaAAATATGAAGAATCTAGACAGCCATCATGAGAGATTGATCTGATAGCTTGTTGATGCTTGTCATGCAATAAATAATTCCTCAATTTACACTAGTAGTAGTTTGATGTTgtttaggattttattttatttctgttattttaAATAAAAGGCTCTCTAATTATGAGGGAGGAGTCTTATTTAAAATCTATAGAAGGGGTTAGGATCCTATGTATATTGGGGTATCTTTAGCTTAATAATATTTCCGTCTTTCTAAGATGTTTCCTGAGTTGTGAGGTCAGACTTTTTTTAGTGACACGATGAGTTCATGATATGTCAGATTGTTTCAATTGATCAAACTAAGACAATGTAAGAAAAAAACCAAAATATAAATCCAGACGATCATGCAGAAAGTAGAGGATAAGTAATCAGTTACTTGCAAAGAGCCACAAAAAATTAAGATAACATACACAAGCTTACCATCCAGTAATGAACTTCTTTGAGGCCCAACTTCGGATTACTTTATAAAATGCCTACAAACACAAGTCAAATTACTCAAGTTTGTTTCCTTAATACCAGTGTCAAGAAGTAAAAGGATTGTGGAGGTTTTGGTGATCTctcatggaaaaaaaaaacatgcataaataatagtaataataaaaggTCTACCAATGTTTTGTTTCTGATTCTTAAAACCATCTTCCGATAATTCAAGATAATAAGCAGTTGCTGATATCACAGAGATTACAACCGCAGGCACGGATTTTACTGCAGGTACAGGATCTAATAGTCTGATTTCGATGTGAAAATCAATGATACCGAGAATAAAAACATATATACGAGTTTACACAAGTCTaaggaaattgattttgataTGACGAGAAACGCAATCTGAGTAATCAAGTTACATGTTCTCGATAAGATTCAACACCAAATTAACGGATTTTTGCAAAACTGGAACGGACAAGGATTCTAGGTCGCATTTAATTGACTCGACGTTTCCTATCTGAACATAATTAGCTCCATTAAATCTGAAGGAGCGTTTTTTTCATAGCTTATTCTAATTCGATTAAACACTTAATGAAAAAGTAACTCCAGGAAGACAAACCAGTCCAAAAAACAAGATGGATCCGAAGAGTCCGTATAACAAACCGCCAGGGATATAAGCAGCCGTGCTAGAAAATGATCGATAAAATAACAGTATTAGATCGACCaaaataaaaaacctaaattgggaaggggaggaggaggaggcataCGAACTGTGAAGGAGGGGAATGACCAACGGAAATAACATACCTAAATCAGGAAACGGAGGAGGGACTGACCTTTCTACTTGAGCTAGGGACGTCGGCGGAGGCCGAGGAGGAAGAGGCGGCAGCGGCGGACGAGGAAGCCTTGCCATCGTGATCGTCTTCGGATTCCACTGGTCGCTCGGCAACGGGGATGAGAAGCTCGCGATCTCTGTCTCTGCTCGCCATCAAGCTCGCCGACTTGTCGTCGACCATCACCTGCGAATCTCCCTTCCTCAGACGGTTTGAAGATTTGGCAGTGTTATCGCGATGAACGTAACGTTTCGGCCGTTACGAggggagaaaaaaaaatctttttatttctaatttttttatagagaaaaaaaaaacttcataaATAATAAATCCCACCGCCGTTCTTCACCCTTTCCCGTTTCCATCTCGCTCACTCCATCGATCGATCTGCTTCGTAGCGGTAGGGTTTCGCGGCGTCGACTCCGATCCCGTCGCCGCGCGGATGGCTGCTCGGGCCTTCACTTCGCTGCTGCtcgctctcctcctcctcctcctcctcgcggcCTCTGCCTCTGCCGATGGTGGCCGCCGCGGCCTCCACGCCTACGTTCCGTCCAGGAAGCGCGCGGTCCGCGGCGCGACTGGGGTGGACTGCCGCGCGATGGCGTCGAGGGCCGAGTGCCTCGGGAAGTCGGAGTGGTGCCGGTGGTGCCGCAGCGACGCCCTCGACGACATGTGCTTCGTATCCGCCGAGGCCTGGCGCCTCCCCGGCCAGATCTTCTCCTGCGAGGCCCCCAGTTCCTGATGATCCGCTTCATCCTTCCATTTCAATCTCCACCTACGGTACTCCGATCGATCTGCCTTATCGTTGAGTATAAATCGAATCTTTGTTGTGTAAAATTTCTTCGTTCATCAAAAGATCGCCGCTTGAGTGTTTGTTGATCTTGCGGATGTCAGTGTGGGCATGATCAATGCTGGATCTGGTATTGCAAATGCAAGATTTGAGTTGATTAGAGTGTGAAGCAACCTAGTTTTCTCGATTGGAGCGCATACATTCGGACATCACGATGTTCGCACatagaaatcgaaaaataaacaaataaatccaTTGTTCTAGAAAGGGGTTCCAAGAAGTTTAACTGTTTTTAATTGTTTTTTATCTTTGATTTGGGGAAATTGTTTCCACATTTTTGTTTCTGGTTTACATATATCAAACGAAGGCACGAAATATTTATTATCCATCACACACACAAATATTTTTCGCGTGGAATAAACTTGATTtttctatgagaaaaatattgtaatttttttttaaaaaatagatatgcatttttaaataaatagataTAACAATGGTGGAAATACGTGGCAATGGATGATTTGTTTGTCTAATCTATTTTTAGATAAATTATTACTAGTTATTAGTGTCATTAGTATAGGTATTTGAAGGTACAACTTAAGATAGAAACATTTTTTTATGCTCCGGCCTTAATTCACACACTTGGGTTGTGCCTGACATGTGACCCAGTATCTCAGTCACCTTAATCTAAGTGTTGGGTTGGTCCGACATGTGACTTGTTATTTCAGTCATTTTGCACGATATCCTAATAAATAATCCCGTTTATTTCCACTCCGATAGAGAAATAATACTTTTAGTTTAgacttttatattaaaaaaatataaaagtaattatgtaaatagttaaaaaaaaaatatgagaaaaTGAGAATAAATTTTTTCTGACACCAGGATTTAAGAGAAAATTAAGTTTGTATGAAAAAATAGTTTGTTGATGGTGAATTGATTTATAAAgcaatttacaaaattattttatcaaaaaaaaatttaagagaaaaaaatccgaatatgtttcaaatctttaatttgtaaattaatagatcatttttaaaatttatttattcataaggattttaaattttaatggtAAAATGTTAAACTCTGGCACGTATGCGCCCATTTATTTACTTCAGACACCAGCGTTCCTCACCGGAACATAAACACGTTCCTCGCCTTCGGCACTGCTCCTCAAACCCTAAAACCCCTTGTCGTAATAGAGCTGCTACAGCCGGACCCCTACCGGAGATGCCCGGGCGGCTGTCGGATCCGGGAGCAGACGCAATAGTGCCGATATCGCTGGAGTCCCGACAGCCGGTTGTGCTGTCCCTACGTCACGGTGTTTCCGCCCCGGTATTCCGCGTCTACATTTCTTGGTCCCGTGGCAGTCTTCTCCATGTAGCCTGTCTCCGCCCGCCTTCTCTGGAACCTGACGGCGCTGGAGACGATGAGGAGGAAGGTGGGAAAGTGGTGGAGGTGAGGCTTGGAACGGGCGATGGCGGAATCAGTGAGGCTCAGATGCGAAGGATCGCGTACGGTTCCGTCCCTCCCTTTGTGGAGCTCCAGAGCTGGAAGAATTCGCTCGCTGCTCTGTCCATGATGTCATCCTCTTCGTTCCGCACGGAAAAGTAAGCGTTTTCCTGAAAGTAATTCTTCTTAATCGAGTAGACTTATAGC is a window encoding:
- the LOC121979191 gene encoding protein CONTINUOUS VASCULAR RING 1-like: MVDDKSASLMASRDRDRELLIPVAERPVESEDDHDGKASSSAAAASSSSASADVPSSSRKAFYKVIRSWASKKFITGCVILFPIAITFYITWWFIHFVDGFFSPIYAQLGINIFGLGFVTSITFIFLVGLFMSSWLGASVLSLGEWFIKRMPFIRHIYNASKQISSAVSPDQNKQAFKEVVIIRHPRVGEHAFGFITSTVLLQTYNGEEELYCVYVPTNHLYIGDVFLVNSKDVIRLNLSVSEGIEIVVSGGMSMPQILTTLDESSIP
- the LOC121979192 gene encoding uncharacterized protein LOC121979192; its protein translation is MAARAFTSLLLALLLLLLLAASASADGGRRGLHAYVPSRKRAVRGATGVDCRAMASRAECLGKSEWCRWCRSDALDDMCFVSAEAWRLPGQIFSCEAPSS